The following proteins come from a genomic window of Malus sylvestris chromosome 4, drMalSylv7.2, whole genome shotgun sequence:
- the LOC126619670 gene encoding uncharacterized protein LOC126619670 yields the protein MAEYHDRLQEVERYKAKLKENKQLVDEARRNKGLLTQALQLKDETMESLKRRNGENLRLKKLFEATKKQLEVATLEVSKVRGELDGALVEISELEKSIPTEREAAVQEYLSSSTFHLAIKPYCAQEARFEKRKWMAVLDRYDDGSILRKYHEDIDEHHRKGETFVLAVDPSSEDESDNEGNADAQTQHGEEDLGDAEDDGRTRSDTARGSASDENE from the coding sequence atggccgagtatcacgacagactgcaagaggttgagcggtacaaggcaaaactgaaggagaataagcagcttgtggacgaggcccgaaggaataagggacttttgactcaggctctccaactgaaggacgaaaccatggagagcttgaaaaggcgaaatggtgagaacctaaggcttaagaaattgtttgaggcaactaaaaaacagttggaggtggctaccttggaggtatccaaggttaggggagaattggatggtgccttagttgagatttctgaactggagaagagcattccaactgaaagggaggctgctgtgcaagaatacttaagttcttcgacctttcatcttgctattaaaccctactgtgctcaagaagctcgctttgaaaaaaggaaatggatggccgtccttgatcgttatgatgatgggagcattcttcgaaaataccacgaagatatagatgagcatcatcgaaagggcgagacatttgtccttgctgttgatcctagcagcgaagatgagtctgataatgaaggtaatgctgatgcacagactcagcatggtgaagaggatcttggggatgcagaggatgatggtaggacgcggagtgatactgccaggggttcggcttcagatgagaatgaatag